One Streptococcus sp. DTU_2020_1001019_1_SI_AUS_MUR_006 DNA window includes the following coding sequences:
- the ftsX gene encoding permease-like cell division protein FtsX yields MISRFFRHLFEALKSLKRNGWMTIAAVSSVMITLTLVAIFASVIFNTAKLATDIENNVRVMVYVRKDVEDNSETIVKEGQTVTNNDYHKVYDALKAMPAVKNVTFSSKEEQYQKLTETMGDEWKVFEGDANPLHDAYIVDTNSPSDVKPVAEEAKKIEGVSEVQDGGANTERLFKLASFIRVWGLFIAGLLIFIAVFLISNTIRITIISRSREIQIMRLVGAKNSYIRGPFLLEGAFIGLLGAALPSVLVYFIYNRVFQSVNPSLVGQNLSLITPDTFIPLMIGLLFLIGICIGSLGSGISMRRFLKI; encoded by the coding sequence ATGATTAGTAGATTTTTCCGCCACCTATTCGAAGCTTTAAAGAGTTTAAAGCGTAATGGGTGGATGACCATTGCTGCTGTCAGTTCAGTAATGATTACCTTGACCTTGGTTGCTATTTTTGCCTCAGTTATCTTTAATACTGCAAAATTGGCAACGGATATCGAAAACAACGTACGTGTCATGGTTTATGTCCGTAAAGACGTTGAAGACAATAGTGAAACCATCGTCAAAGAAGGCCAAACAGTTACAAACAATGATTATCACAAGGTTTATGATGCCCTCAAGGCTATGCCAGCTGTTAAAAATGTAACCTTCTCAAGTAAAGAAGAGCAGTACCAAAAGCTGACTGAAACCATGGGTGACGAGTGGAAGGTTTTTGAAGGAGATGCCAATCCTCTTCATGATGCCTACATAGTAGATACCAATTCACCAAGTGATGTGAAACCAGTCGCTGAAGAAGCTAAGAAAATCGAAGGAGTTTCTGAGGTTCAAGACGGTGGTGCCAATACGGAGCGTCTCTTCAAGTTGGCTTCCTTCATCCGAGTTTGGGGATTGTTCATTGCAGGACTCTTGATTTTCATCGCGGTCTTCTTGATCTCAAATACCATTCGTATCACAATCATTTCACGTAGTCGTGAAATCCAAATCATGCGTTTGGTTGGTGCTAAAAACAGCTACATCCGTGGCCCATTCTTGTTAGAAGGTGCCTTTATTGGTTTGTTGGGAGCAGCTCTTCCATCAGTTTTGGTTTACTTTATCTATAACCGAGTATTCCAATCTGTCAACCCATCCTTGGTTGGACAAAACCTATCCTTGATTACCCCAGATACCTTTATTCCATTGATGATTGGTCTTTTGTTCCTCATCGGAATCTGTATCGGTTCACTTGGTTCAGGAATCTCAATGCGTCGATTCTTGAAAATCTAA
- the ftsE gene encoding cell division ATP-binding protein FtsE, whose product MSIIEMRDVVKKYDNGTTALRGVSVNIEPGEFAYIVGPSGAGKSTFIRALYREVKVEKGSLQVAGFNLVKIKKKDIPLLRRSVGVVFQDYKLLPKKTVYENIAYAMEVVGESRRNIKKRVMEVLDLVGLKHKVRSFPNELSGGEQQRIAIARAIVNNPKVLIADEPTGNLDPDNSWEIMNLLERINLQGTTVLMATHNSQIVNTLRHRVIAIENGRVVRDEAKGEYGYDD is encoded by the coding sequence ATGTCGATCATTGAAATGAGAGATGTTGTCAAAAAGTATGACAACGGGACAACAGCCCTACGTGGCGTCTCTGTAAATATTGAACCAGGAGAGTTTGCCTATATCGTAGGTCCTTCAGGTGCAGGTAAGTCAACCTTTATCCGTGCCTTGTATCGTGAGGTTAAAGTTGAAAAAGGAAGTTTGCAGGTTGCCGGTTTTAACCTCGTGAAGATTAAAAAGAAAGATATTCCGCTCCTTCGTCGTAGTGTTGGAGTTGTCTTTCAGGATTACAAACTTTTGCCAAAGAAAACCGTTTATGAGAACATTGCTTACGCAATGGAGGTTGTCGGTGAAAGCCGTCGCAATATCAAAAAACGTGTTATGGAAGTTTTGGATCTTGTTGGTTTAAAACACAAGGTTCGTTCATTCCCTAATGAATTGTCAGGTGGTGAGCAGCAACGTATCGCCATTGCTCGCGCTATCGTAAACAATCCTAAAGTTTTGATTGCGGATGAACCAACAGGTAACTTGGACCCAGATAATTCATGGGAAATCATGAACCTTTTGGAGCGCATCAATCTCCAAGGTACGACTGTTTTGATGGCGACCCACAACAGCCAAATCGTAAATACCTTGCGCCACCGTGTCATTGCCATCGAGAATGGTCGTGTGGTTCGTGACGAAGCGAAAGGAGAGTACGGATACGATGATTAG
- the prfB gene encoding peptide chain release factor 2 (programmed frameshift) yields MDISEIRQKIDANREKLASFRGSLDLEGLEEEIAILENKMTEPDFWNDNIAAQKTSQELNELKNTYNTFHTMEELQDEVAILLDFLAEDESVKDELVEKLAELDQMMTSYEMTLLLSEPYDHNNAILEIHPGSGGTEAQDWGDMLLRMYTRYGNAKGFKVEVLDYQAGDEAGIKSVTLSFEGPNAYGLLKSEMGVHRLVRISPFDSAKRRHTSFTSVEVMPELDDTIEVDIREDDIKMDTFRSGGAGGQNVNKVSTGVRLTHIPTGIVVASTVDRTQYGNRDRAMKMLQAKLYQMEQEKKAAEVDALKGDKKEITWGSQIRSYVFTPYTMVKDHRTSFEVAQVDKVMDGDLDGFIDAYLKWRIS; encoded by the exons ATGGACATTTCAGAAATCCGTCAAAAAATTGACGCCAATCGTGAAAAATTAGCTTCTTTTAGGGGGTCTCTT GACCTCGAAGGGTTAGAAGAAGAAATTGCCATTTTGGAAAACAAAATGACAGAACCTGATTTTTGGAACGATAATATTGCGGCCCAAAAAACGTCGCAAGAATTAAACGAACTAAAAAATACCTACAATACCTTCCATACCATGGAAGAGTTGCAGGATGAGGTTGCAATCTTACTAGACTTTTTAGCAGAGGATGAATCTGTCAAGGATGAGTTGGTGGAGAAGTTAGCTGAGCTAGATCAGATGATGACTAGCTACGAGATGACCTTGCTCTTGTCAGAGCCTTATGATCATAATAATGCTATTTTAGAGATTCACCCAGGATCTGGTGGAACAGAAGCCCAAGACTGGGGAGATATGCTCCTTCGTATGTACACTCGTTATGGTAACGCTAAAGGCTTTAAGGTTGAAGTCTTGGACTATCAAGCTGGTGATGAAGCAGGAATTAAGTCGGTGACCTTGTCTTTTGAAGGGCCAAATGCTTATGGACTTCTCAAGTCAGAAATGGGAGTTCACCGTTTGGTACGTATCTCACCATTTGACTCAGCTAAGCGTCGTCACACCTCGTTTACTTCTGTAGAGGTTATGCCAGAGTTGGATGATACTATTGAAGTTGACATCCGAGAAGATGATATCAAGATGGATACTTTCCGCTCGGGTGGAGCAGGTGGACAAAACGTCAACAAGGTTTCAACAGGTGTCCGTTTGACCCACATTCCGACAGGGATTGTCGTTGCATCAACCGTTGACCGTACTCAGTACGGAAACCGTGACCGTGCGATGAAGATGCTTCAGGCAAAACTCTATCAGATGGAGCAGGAAAAGAAAGCTGCTGAAGTAGATGCCCTTAAGGGGGATAAGAAAGAAATCACATGGGGAAGCCAAATCCGTTCCTATGTATTTACCCCTTATACCATGGTGAAGGATCACCGTACCAGTTTTGAAGTTGCGCAGGTAGATAAGGTCATGGATGGAGACTTAGATGGTTTCATCGATGCCTATCTAAAATGGCGTATTAGTTAA
- a CDS encoding oligosaccharide flippase family protein, which translates to MKNIKVNALASLLVNILNIVFPLITNPYLTRILSKSNYGYFNTANTWASFVIPLAAFGIYNYGIRAISKVKDDKNKINYVFSKLFYISVFTSIFTTGIYFTFIFLDTSIENLKVLYYILGTQALFQFLNIEWMNEAYENYSFILYKTLIIRITMLVTIFTFVKTADDIVPYAIVMSATTVLNYLLSFLWIKREVSFVKIGFLELVKASKPLLTMLLLANSSMLYTLLDRLFITKGPDENYVSYYTIASNIVMLIAGVLGGAINVSVPRLGYYLGKKDYNSYKSLVNQAASLFYFLTIPTSIGIMILGKYATVIYSSEKYLEAGIVTSLFAFRSIIWAIELILGRQIIFINDHENRLTAFYFIGGGINILFNCLLYFNNIFLPEYYISTTIIAEIIVVLLEIYFIKKHKLHDLKEIFLTLLRYIIVSLGFIPIYLVFKTLFQVDSFTVNLNMIFMVLSTIVSCGVYYFVILFITNDKTLHYALNLALAKIKRSTHLS; encoded by the coding sequence ATGAAAAATATAAAAGTCAATGCTTTGGCTAGCTTGCTAGTTAATATTCTTAATATCGTCTTTCCGCTGATAACTAATCCTTATTTGACGCGGATTCTAAGTAAATCTAACTACGGATATTTTAATACTGCTAATACATGGGCCAGCTTTGTTATTCCACTCGCTGCCTTTGGAATATATAATTATGGGATTCGAGCTATCAGTAAGGTTAAGGATGATAAGAATAAAATTAATTATGTCTTTTCTAAGTTATTCTATATCTCTGTTTTTACTTCTATCTTTACAACTGGCATCTACTTCACCTTCATCTTCTTGGATACTAGTATTGAGAATCTTAAAGTTCTCTACTATATCTTAGGTACACAAGCGCTATTTCAATTTCTCAATATTGAGTGGATGAATGAAGCCTATGAAAATTATTCCTTCATACTTTACAAGACGTTGATCATTAGAATTACTATGCTAGTTACTATCTTCACATTTGTAAAAACAGCGGATGATATTGTTCCATATGCAATTGTCATGAGTGCAACAACTGTACTGAATTATTTACTTAGTTTTCTTTGGATCAAGAGAGAAGTTTCCTTTGTCAAGATTGGCTTCCTTGAGTTGGTAAAAGCATCTAAACCACTCTTGACCATGCTGTTATTGGCAAATTCCAGCATGCTCTATACTTTGCTTGATAGGTTGTTCATCACCAAGGGACCTGATGAAAACTACGTTTCTTATTATACCATCGCTTCCAACATTGTCATGTTGATTGCCGGTGTTCTGGGTGGAGCTATTAACGTAAGTGTCCCGCGTCTGGGATATTATCTTGGAAAAAAAGATTACAATTCTTATAAGAGCCTTGTAAATCAAGCAGCATCATTATTTTATTTCCTTACAATTCCAACTAGTATTGGAATCATGATTTTAGGTAAGTATGCAACGGTTATCTATTCATCTGAGAAGTATCTTGAAGCTGGTATCGTTACTAGCCTATTCGCTTTTAGGAGCATTATATGGGCAATCGAGTTGATTCTTGGTAGACAAATTATATTCATTAATGACCACGAAAATCGGTTAACTGCTTTTTACTTTATTGGTGGTGGGATCAATATTTTATTTAACTGTCTCTTATATTTCAATAATATTTTCTTACCAGAATATTACATCAGTACTACTATTATTGCAGAAATTATCGTAGTACTACTAGAAATTTATTTTATCAAGAAACATAAATTGCATGATTTGAAAGAAATTTTCTTGACTCTACTACGTTACATTATTGTCTCTCTTGGATTTATTCCTATTTATTTAGTTTTTAAAACGCTTTTCCAGGTTGACTCCTTTACGGTGAATCTTAATATGATATTCATGGTTCTATCGACAATTGTCTCTTGTGGTGTTTATTATTTCGTTATTCTTTTTATAACAAATGATAAAACATTACACTATGCACTTAATCTTGCACTGGCTAAAATTAAAAGATCAACTCACCTATCATAA
- a CDS encoding prephenate dehydratase translates to MFDNYSIADLFANIYKRRVLNLVSLIVLFLCLAIPYSYKVLTTKSVVKDASNYSSYLSYKIIAPEDETKTPNSNTIGGYSDFYGRLIQANLNGAYLFNDQSESDMKKIASELLTSEVTLKNSNFDFWNKKIEVNSLLNNAGITVKILTPSKLANDIIEQKLDYLIDKYKQTYSGVTIEKLETVYSKELEKNDIESGVNKVTLFIRVIILGIGALFLVIFVNVAAYIFNPTINRAGDYEKYGVDFVVKLDNVANFKDVIQYKNGNKNLLVIATNKNVFDKFSKQYAKALPENIVIGNLNNIKSVLDSDNILFVEEYGITRYKNFEENLQVVKNLNKNLLGVATYSL, encoded by the coding sequence ATGTTTGATAATTATTCGATTGCAGATTTATTTGCAAATATTTATAAGAGAAGAGTATTAAATCTGGTTTCACTAATAGTTTTATTTCTTTGTTTAGCTATTCCATACTCATATAAAGTACTTACAACAAAGTCTGTTGTAAAGGATGCTAGTAATTATTCTAGTTATCTTTCGTATAAAATCATAGCGCCAGAAGATGAAACTAAAACTCCTAATAGTAACACAATTGGAGGATATAGTGATTTCTATGGACGTTTGATTCAAGCCAATTTAAATGGAGCTTATTTGTTCAATGACCAATCAGAATCAGATATGAAAAAAATTGCGTCAGAATTACTGACATCTGAGGTTACACTTAAAAACTCAAATTTTGATTTTTGGAACAAAAAGATAGAAGTAAATTCCTTATTAAATAATGCGGGAATTACAGTAAAAATATTAACACCAAGTAAATTGGCGAATGATATTATTGAACAGAAATTGGATTATTTGATTGATAAATATAAACAGACATACTCTGGGGTCACAATTGAAAAATTGGAGACAGTTTATTCAAAAGAACTTGAAAAAAATGACATAGAATCTGGAGTAAATAAAGTTACTTTATTCATTCGTGTGATTATACTCGGAATTGGAGCTCTGTTTTTAGTAATATTTGTTAACGTAGCAGCGTATATTTTTAATCCAACTATTAATAGAGCTGGAGATTATGAAAAATATGGTGTAGATTTTGTAGTGAAATTAGATAATGTAGCTAATTTTAAAGATGTTATACAATATAAGAATGGAAATAAGAACTTATTAGTGATAGCAACGAATAAAAATGTTTTTGATAAATTTTCTAAGCAATATGCTAAAGCCTTACCAGAAAATATTGTCATTGGAAATTTAAATAACATTAAGTCTGTACTAGATTCTGACAACATTTTATTTGTAGAAGAGTATGGTATAACTAGATATAAAAACTTTGAAGAAAATCTTCAAGTTGTTAAAAATTTAAATAAGAATCTACTAGGTGTAGCTACGTATAGCTTGTAG
- a CDS encoding O-antigen polysaccharide polymerase Wzy family protein, with translation MLDWKRVYYLITLFSYVITIFLGIAYIYNNSIITLLITLVMLIISSILYCFNNIKYYIIHLIFYITIFLFLVSRPTIDYFKQGLINTYQEDVYRFSFLAVIVSIIGLTIGGLLISKKENNKKEGYKTQKSILFINSIRKVSLAVFLVSYPFYLIRLIERLMYRVNVSYYEYYADFKSELPYFTYTLSTFVVYAMCIYLATKPNKRHSTIVLGMFVVGNVINLLIGTRNPFVLSLIFSFIYYFMRNQTEKGIWIGVKEKAMFYIGAPIMMLVMGFLNYARDGAGIGNMSISELFLDFIYKQGTSFGVLARGYLYGSNLPIKEFRNYTFSPIIEYITRGNLGILFGGTPFTSANNSLELALESDRYAHNISYIVLKQDYLAGHGIGGSYIMEMYTDYGMLGLFLLSILMGIGFIFMIKSAYKSGVLLFGITLLILNNLFFMPRGGFTESFFNLVTLQYWGIIFVIFFVATLIERKLKYTVDNKGDV, from the coding sequence ATATTAGATTGGAAAAGAGTGTATTATCTAATTACGCTATTTAGCTATGTTATAACTATTTTTTTGGGTATTGCATATATATATAACAATTCGATTATTACGTTATTGATAACTTTAGTTATGCTTATTATAAGTAGTATCCTATACTGTTTTAACAATATAAAGTATTATATAATCCACCTTATTTTTTACATTACAATTTTTCTATTTTTAGTGTCTAGACCAACCATAGATTATTTCAAGCAGGGGTTGATAAATACTTATCAGGAAGATGTCTATAGATTTTCATTTTTGGCTGTTATTGTTTCTATTATTGGATTAACAATAGGAGGTTTATTAATTTCTAAAAAAGAAAACAATAAAAAAGAGGGCTATAAAACTCAAAAATCTATATTATTTATAAATAGTATAAGAAAAGTATCTCTAGCAGTATTTCTAGTTTCATATCCGTTCTATTTAATTAGGTTAATCGAACGGCTAATGTATAGAGTAAATGTATCATATTATGAGTATTATGCAGATTTCAAAAGCGAGCTACCTTATTTTACCTATACATTATCAACGTTTGTAGTTTATGCCATGTGTATCTATTTAGCTACTAAGCCCAACAAACGTCATTCAACAATAGTGTTAGGTATGTTTGTCGTTGGAAATGTGATTAATCTTTTAATAGGAACTAGAAATCCATTTGTATTAAGTTTGATATTTTCTTTTATTTATTATTTTATGAGAAATCAAACAGAAAAAGGGATATGGATAGGTGTAAAAGAAAAAGCTATGTTCTATATAGGTGCTCCTATCATGATGCTTGTTATGGGATTTTTGAATTATGCCCGTGATGGAGCAGGGATTGGGAATATGAGTATTTCTGAACTTTTTTTAGATTTTATCTATAAACAAGGAACTAGCTTTGGTGTTTTAGCAAGGGGATACTTATATGGAAGTAATTTACCAATAAAAGAGTTTAGAAATTATACATTTAGTCCTATAATTGAGTATATCACTAGAGGGAATTTAGGTATTTTATTTGGTGGAACTCCCTTTACTAGTGCTAATAATAGTCTAGAATTAGCTCTTGAAAGTGACAGATACGCTCACAATATTTCGTATATTGTTTTGAAACAGGATTATTTGGCAGGTCATGGCATAGGTGGAAGCTATATAATGGAAATGTATACTGATTATGGAATGCTTGGACTATTTCTGTTGAGTATTCTAATGGGAATAGGTTTCATATTTATGATAAAATCAGCTTATAAATCTGGAGTACTATTATTCGGTATTACGTTATTAATTTTAAATAATCTATTCTTTATGCCGAGAGGAGGCTTTACAGAGAGCTTCTTTAATTTAGTTACATTGCAATATTGGGGAATTATTTTTGTTATCTTTTTTGTAGCAACCCTAATAGAAAGAAAATTAAAATACACAGTTGATAATAAAGGAGATGTATAA
- a CDS encoding sulfotransferase: MDKIIVPMSYMGSGSSAVTDLLKEYEGINTKNSDFEYVFLYAPDGLFDLEYKLLYNNNAIRSDEAIKNFRKLMEKLYHYDGWGIADYKDKISHNFMNVVESYLDSIITSKYQGIWYYHQKPSKIAWLMRVIKRIIFKKTTKPKQVQLEMSMVASDDFYEKSRKFILNVIKEISDKEEYIVLDQLLLPHNLNIIDNYKIEELFPIIISRDPRDVFIMNKYFWKPRNQEVPYPTDVKEFCNYYKMMRENEKKTNTLALRLNFEDLVLNYEETKQDIENFIGIDSVHHKAKFEYFNPAISVNNLQVYNRDDKYREEVEMIELELSEYLYNFKKRIVSTGDVF, from the coding sequence ATGGATAAAATCATAGTTCCTATGAGTTATATGGGAAGTGGATCTTCTGCTGTGACAGATTTATTAAAAGAATATGAAGGAATAAACACAAAAAATTCAGACTTTGAGTATGTATTCTTATATGCACCCGATGGATTATTTGATTTAGAATATAAATTACTATATAATAATAATGCTATAAGAAGCGATGAAGCCATAAAGAATTTTAGAAAACTCATGGAAAAGTTGTATCATTATGATGGTTGGGGAATAGCTGATTATAAAGATAAAATATCGCATAACTTCATGAATGTGGTAGAATCTTATTTGGATTCTATAATAACTAGTAAATATCAGGGGATTTGGTATTATCATCAAAAACCTTCAAAAATTGCCTGGCTTATGAGAGTTATAAAGAGAATTATCTTTAAAAAGACAACAAAGCCAAAACAAGTGCAATTAGAAATGAGTATGGTAGCGTCGGATGATTTCTATGAAAAAAGTAGAAAATTTATTTTGAATGTAATAAAAGAAATTTCGGATAAAGAAGAGTATATAGTCCTAGATCAGCTTTTATTGCCCCATAATCTTAATATAATTGATAATTATAAAATTGAAGAGTTATTTCCAATAATAATTTCTAGAGATCCTCGGGATGTATTTATAATGAATAAATACTTTTGGAAGCCAAGAAATCAAGAGGTGCCATATCCAACCGATGTTAAGGAATTTTGTAATTATTACAAAATGATGAGAGAAAATGAGAAAAAAACAAATACTTTAGCATTACGATTAAATTTTGAGGATTTGGTTTTGAATTATGAGGAAACAAAACAAGATATAGAAAATTTCATCGGTATAGATTCTGTCCATCATAAAGCAAAGTTTGAGTATTTCAACCCAGCTATTTCTGTGAATAATTTACAAGTTTACAATAGAGATGATAAATACAGGGAGGAAGTAGAAATGATAGAGTTAGAATTATCAGAGTACCTATATAATTTTAAGAAACGTATTGTTTCTACTGGGGATGTTTTTTAA
- a CDS encoding glycosyltransferase translates to MGKKKVLFITWSFSMGGGAEKILENISKGLSDEYDIDILEINHHGAVGSDDENINVLEPVFKNLENASLFKNIKWKLFLFFPKFFRNRITRKKYDYEIAFNYLYPVYLLNDDVKTISWNHGTIYNLQNHKISRIRQGKKLRSVNKIIAISEKTEESIKEIYPEYKKKIELVYNGYDFNDINAKSLENAEIKFEEDSLIYIGRIEESKGIKRLLEVFKNVVERIPNKKLYLLGKGDLEEYVNKFILDNQLENNVFMLGYVKNPYPYIKKSSYVILLSEAEGFPTVLVESLALGKGFISTPVGGTNELYNSQKCGFVSDNNEEITNYIVEELSKNKENRIIKSEVCREHVDKFSLDKQVASIKKIIKEL, encoded by the coding sequence ATGGGTAAAAAGAAAGTCTTGTTTATAACCTGGTCTTTTAGTATGGGGGGCGGAGCTGAAAAAATTTTGGAAAATATTTCCAAAGGATTAAGCGACGAATACGATATTGATATTTTAGAGATAAATCATCATGGTGCTGTAGGGAGTGATGATGAAAATATTAATGTATTAGAACCTGTATTCAAAAATTTAGAAAATGCTAGTCTTTTTAAAAACATTAAATGGAAGTTGTTCTTGTTCTTTCCAAAATTTTTTAGAAATAGAATAACTCGAAAAAAATACGATTATGAGATTGCTTTTAATTATCTTTATCCAGTTTATTTACTTAATGATGATGTGAAAACAATATCGTGGAATCATGGAACAATTTATAATTTGCAAAATCATAAAATATCTAGAATTAGACAAGGTAAAAAACTAAGATCAGTTAACAAAATAATAGCTATTTCAGAAAAAACAGAAGAATCCATCAAAGAAATTTATCCTGAGTATAAGAAAAAAATAGAACTAGTATATAATGGATATGATTTTAATGATATCAATGCTAAATCTCTTGAAAATGCGGAAATTAAATTTGAAGAGGATAGTCTTATCTATATAGGACGAATCGAAGAATCAAAAGGCATAAAGAGACTGTTAGAAGTTTTTAAGAATGTGGTTGAAAGGATTCCCAATAAAAAATTATATCTATTAGGCAAAGGCGATTTAGAGGAATACGTTAATAAATTTATACTTGATAATCAATTAGAGAACAATGTTTTTATGTTGGGCTATGTTAAAAACCCGTATCCATACATAAAAAAATCTTCTTATGTCATTTTATTATCAGAAGCAGAGGGCTTTCCTACTGTTTTAGTCGAAAGTTTAGCTTTGGGAAAGGGATTCATTAGTACACCTGTAGGGGGAACAAATGAACTATATAATTCTCAAAAATGTGGCTTTGTTTCAGACAACAATGAAGAAATCACCAATTATATTGTAGAAGAACTTAGTAAAAATAAGGAAAATAGAATAATTAAGTCGGAAGTGTGTAGAGAACACGTAGATAAATTTTCCTTAGATAAACAAGTTGCTAGTATAAAAAAAATCATTAAAGAATTATAG
- a CDS encoding glycosyltransferase, with amino-acid sequence MKLTIGIPVYNGEKYISRCIDSILKEYEKAKENIKLELLIVNDGSKDNSKTILKEYSEKISQIKVITQTNSGLAHVRRVILEEASGDYLWFVDVDDEIDEGAIEFIANQKLEEVNIFDYRVGYENSKLETISMGIQENTILIPNTEKKLFTLPNAVWHYIYDLEFLRKTKVTFKSGYLYEDFEFMSRLWPNVSKAKYFNFSIYKYYLTEGSIMRGGTAINKIRDIEVMLSSVEEYYAENYPGEFKEELEYFNWYHILYGGYANILRIDETSPLLDEYLKKVKIKYPNWIKNKYLKSQPLKRKILMYLIKYNQRKIVKKLLK; translated from the coding sequence ATGAAATTAACAATAGGCATACCAGTATATAACGGAGAAAAATATATATCTCGTTGTATAGATTCTATACTCAAAGAGTATGAGAAAGCAAAAGAAAACATAAAGTTAGAATTATTAATAGTAAATGATGGTTCAAAAGATAATAGTAAAACAATATTAAAAGAGTATAGTGAAAAAATATCCCAGATAAAAGTAATAACACAAACCAATTCAGGTTTAGCTCATGTAAGAAGAGTAATTCTAGAAGAAGCTAGTGGAGATTATCTATGGTTTGTTGATGTAGATGATGAGATAGATGAAGGGGCAATAGAATTTATAGCTAATCAAAAACTAGAAGAAGTAAATATATTTGATTATCGAGTAGGATATGAGAATAGTAAACTAGAGACTATAAGTATGGGAATACAAGAAAATACGATACTTATTCCTAATACAGAAAAGAAACTTTTTACTCTTCCAAATGCTGTTTGGCATTATATATATGATTTAGAATTTTTAAGAAAAACTAAAGTAACCTTTAAAAGTGGCTATTTATATGAAGATTTTGAGTTTATGTCAAGACTATGGCCCAATGTAAGTAAAGCAAAATACTTTAATTTTAGCATATACAAATATTATTTAACAGAAGGTTCTATTATGCGTGGTGGCACTGCTATAAATAAAATAAGAGACATAGAAGTTATGTTGAGTAGTGTTGAAGAATACTATGCAGAAAATTATCCAGGAGAATTTAAAGAAGAGTTAGAATATTTTAACTGGTACCATATTTTATACGGAGGATATGCAAATATCTTAAGAATAGATGAAACATCTCCTCTATTAGATGAATATCTAAAAAAAGTTAAAATTAAATATCCAAATTGGATAAAAAATAAATATTTAAAGAGTCAACCTTTAAAGAGAAAAATACTAATGTATTTGATAAAATATAATCAAAGAAAAATAGTGAAAAAACTTTTGAAATAG